The genomic stretch AGATAATCTTtttgtggttttgtgtgtgtgtgggggggcatgAGACCCCTATGAGGGGGATATAGTGGCCGGTGTACCAAGACCCACAGAGTCACCTGGCGAACAGACAGGCCCCTAGACAGCCAACATCCCTCGTTCCTGCTTCTTCCTTGGCCTCTCCCTCTCTGAAATGAAGAAAACCAGACGGACTCCGAATGACACTTAGTGCTCATGTAATGTCTATTTCCACTGCTTGAGTCTTTAACCTACATCTGAATTCATATTCTCCCAACATAAGACACAAATATTTGTAATTCAGTATGACGCAGCATCTGAGGAGACCTACCACTGCTGGAGTCTTTAACCTACATCTGAATTCATATTCCCTCATCATAAGACACACAAATGTGTAATTCAGTATGATGCCACATCTGAGGAGACCTACCTTGACCTGGCTCTGGTTCTTCATCAGCTGCCTCTGGGACGTCTGGCAGGGACTCATCAGGTACCTCGGGTAGGTCAAGCTCTCCCTAAACAcacaaaacagacagacagaaagggaagTAAAGGAAACAACTCAAAAGGGACTGTCTCTCATATATTGCTGTTAGGAGAAGTCAGGTAAGGAACCAGAGAAGTGATTACTATCCAGATTGACACAGTCCCTGGCCTTGACAAATGTCTGTAGACTCTGATAAGGCGTCTAACAGTTGAACACAATGGGTGATTTGAGGCTAGTCAGTCACTGTGTGATAAAATCCCTACTTGTGTTCAACGGATAGACGCCATAGGAGAAACTGTATATAGCAATTATAAGTTAGGAGTCTGCAGCCATGCCTCAGGTCAACAGAGTTACATGATGATAGTGGCTGGCCATCCAGTGTTGTTGAGTAATACAGACTGACCTGAGTGATGGCCTCCAGTTCAGCCAGTACAGCATCTTCATCCTCCTGTGTCAGGGAACCTGCCAGCATCTCATCTATTTCCTGTACAGAGATAAAAAGGTACAAATAAATATGAACAAAAACAGTCATTTCAAAGAGATTTCAATGCCTCTGTAACAAGAAACAGTGTGGACCTTACCCTCTGGTATTCAATGCCTTCTTGGGTCTCATCCATAATTCTCTCCACATCCTCGATGGACATCGCCTGATATGAAATAACAAACAGTAAGTACAGGAAAGCCAGTGTTTATTCACTGAATATCCATGCGGAATGCTATATTATTTGAATTGCAGATGCACTGAAGGTAAGCAACCGATGTATCTTACCAACTGGCTCGTGGAAAAGACAGACATATACAGAATGCTACTTATCAGGTCACAGAGAAGTTGCATAGAGATCAAACAGAGGTCAAACCTAGAGGTCAAGCATTGCTCTCTGATACCCTCACATAGAGTACCTCATGCAATGACTTCAGGCAGTCGTTTCCAACTTTAAGGCCTTCAACGACCTTCATCTCAATCTGGGCAAACTCAATGTCTTGACACTATAAAGAAAACAATAAGATCAGAAGGCATTAGTTCAGTACAGGGGTGTATttactaggaaccaaacagaaCCAAGTGGAAGCAAATGGAACAAAACGGGGAGGGACTTAAatgtgtccaatagaaactcttgtttgttGCAAAGTGTTTTACGTTTGGCTACGGTGGAAAACGTTTCTGAAACAGTGTCCGACTGATGAACGTTTTCTGTTTATCATCAAACGTATCTTCTGAGTGATGCGTTGGGACCttacattttgtttttttacagttAGTGAGTGATGACCATGAAAACACAAAAGACTGACGGCTATAGCTACGATCAACACGCATATTATTCTTCTGGCTTTATCTAGCTCTATTTGTTACATTTCACCTTGCCATCGCTGGCCTGCTAGGTAATCGACCCTCTGATGCAGGACAGGAGGATGGTTCATAATAATGGTAGGAACGGAGCCAATGGAATCAAACACGTGTTTGATACCGCGTCacttattccactccagccattaccacgaacccgtcctccccaattaagatgccatCAACCTCCTGTGCTCTGATGACATCTGTCATTTTGTAGACGATAACCATCTGCTTACGTGTTTGTTAAGTTGCACGAGCTGCATTTGAAGTTGCATGTGATCGTATGGTGGTGCTtttaagacaactgggaactctggggggGACGaagtcaaatcatgacgtcagtgatctttaAGTCGGAAAgacggagctctagaaagatgcccaaattcccgacttggaattccaacTTGAATGACCGTTCAAAATTATTCTCCCAGTCGGAGTTCCCGAGTTCCCACCTgttttgaacgcactgaagtctgagattttcgAGATCCCAGTTATTTTGAACGCGGCATACGTAAACAACACGGTTTCTGATGAGGAACTGCACATGCAACTTTTCATGACGCGGCCAGGAAATTAGTCTATACACCTCACGAGTATCATTTTATATATTCCTGGtggtgtgagtgagtgaatggtTGACAAATGTCAGGTATTTACCATTCGCTCCAGGTTACTTATCTGGTTTTCTGTCTTGTCCAGGAGCTGGTCCTGGTATCTCTTCTTTTTGAGCAAGAGGAGGGCCTTCCTGTTTGAAAACAAAATACAGAAATGTGAGAATATTCAATACAATGACAACCAATATAATGTCCACATTTCCTAATTATATGTATTATATATGGTCTATGCACATGACAGCTTTCAATCTCAAGTGCTTTAAAGTGACAACCTTTACTTTAGGCAGATCAGGATCACATAGCATTTCTGGTGAGAAGCCAGTCCTTACTCTTTCTTGCCATCTTTCAGCAGCTGCTTGGCTagattcctctccttctccagctGCAGGGTGATTCTCTTCTGATACTGCTTTAACTTATCTCTCTGCTGTTTCAGTTGCTGTAATTGAGATGACTGACATTTTAATGCAATTCTTGGAAGACCACTTGTTTCAACACTAAATCTCTTCAGTTCGCTGTCTAGCTTTCCAGTAAAGAACAGTGTGTTAGCCCTGGCTAGTAACGTTATGGTTTGTCAGACTGCCCAATTCCGCCCTCCTAGCTAACTTACTAACATTAGGCCTAACGTAGACATTATCAAATGTAGTTATAGTATGTTAGAAGGTTGACttgttagctagttggctaacgttagctagctacagtagctaggctaCTTACCAAAActgccctgtcctgctctgtgaTTCGTGTGCGTCTCTTTCTGGTGAAAATGTTTCCCATTTTGATTCAACATCCCCGCCACTCTGTGCAGCTATTGAATTGACTTGTCAACAAGTCTATTTCTCATAAGAACATTGCGTACATTCCAATAGTTTGTGGATCAGTTGACTAACTAAACATCTGATGACTTTGCATGCTAGCTAGTTTACTTCGGTTACCACACCCACAATGTCCAAATTGTTCTATATCGTAAATATTCATGATTATTATATTGTTGGTGCTTTTTTTGGTGTTaatttaaggtcagggttagcaGTGGGGTTAAAGTAGggttttaaaatcacattttaagaatataaattgtagaaataggcggggtttctgactttgtggctgagGTAACTACTGACGACCGTTTACTTCAAATAAGCTCGCCAGctaatgcaacaacaacaaaacacacgCCTAACCAGGAAGTACGGCATTTCAGATAGGGACAATTCAGTTATCACAATGACAAAAACGACAAACCATAGGAAGGATACGACCAATGAAGTGTATAAACCCTGGTTCGCCGTCATTATATATTGGCCATTGATAGGCATTGAAGCATCCAGTCgtccatattggtactccccagtaggcgcagtcctccataggaatgaatggaattttACAGTATTTAAATTAAacgtttcaaggacaaaattacatgtatttagttGTTGTAATGGTGACAGTAGCATTAGAAATCATCAAAAATTGACGAAGGATTATTATtatatgtatatgtttttaacatttaaaaaaaaaaattatgtttagctcacataatataatttattattaaagtatgcattaaggtgtctgtaatataataatgtGGTAAAAACAATGTggtaaaaacaaatgtagacattaataagaCATTAATAAATTAATTTATATAGCTTCCAGAATGTGTTTTACAACACTCACATCTACTACTGTGATAGATAGTACTCCCTTATTTCTGCTTATTATTACCTGTTATTATCTGTTATAAAATGACCACCTGCCTTGCTAGTTGACTTACTCTTCCACTTTCGCAGCACTGAagcgtgctgccctgttctgaaagacCGTCAtgttgttcctggatggttgatcATGCATGACGTGTCGTTTTATGAATTTGTTCGTTTTGAGAGACTCATTACTAAGCACTTCCTCACACAAAACACACTGTGGGCGCTCCTCATTATTTCTCAAATTTtgtaagaaagagagaaaaagtaaTCACTGTATTTGCGTTTCAGCTCCGAGTCTCCAACTTTATCCTCGctggctccaccggaacccatgcaGATCGGACACAtctcccaggctgagagagaccgcCGGATGAGGGAGCGATGCTGTCTATATTGCGGCAAATCGGGCCATTTCCGCTCCACGTGTCCCGGGCTCCAGGGAAATGCACAGTCCCGTGCAGGCCTGGGAGGACTGTAACGGgaaacataacctcctcccatccATCCAACTCCCACCTGCTCATTCCAGTCATCCTGTCCTGGGACAACCACGAGCTTCCCCTTCAAGccttggtagactctggagccgcaggtaacttcatggatggtgtctgggtgaaggagaatggcgttccctctgaacctttaagtgaccccatgagggttactacgttggatggaagccctttgggatctggacttgtcactCGTGTCACTACCCCCTTGCGACTTTCAGTTTCCCAACACCAGGAAATTATGAACTTTCATCTGatctcctgttccgagttccctctcgtccttggataaccctggcttcacagccataaccctcatatcgactggtctgtgggcactatcaaGCAGTGGGGTCCTACGTGCCAAGCCACTTGTATCTTCCCGAGTTCCCCGAGTTCTCCTCCCGAGTCTCTAGAATCCATCGGCCTGTCCCGAGTTCCcgagtgttaccatgacctcaaaccggtatttagcaaacagagggccaccatgctaccaccccatagaccttaCGATTGCCCCATCGACCTGTTTCCGGGCACCTGCCCCCCCAGGGGTCggatcttttccctatctccTCCTGAACGAGCTGCTATGGATAGCTACATCAAGGACGCCCTGGCATCCGTCCATCCACCTCGCcggcagggtttttctttgtggccaaAAAAGATGGTGGATTACGTCCTTGCATCGACTACCAgggactcaatgccataaccgtccgtaaaagctacccgctaccccttatggccacagcctttgagctgctccaggaagcagttgtcttcactaagcttgacctgcggaacgcataccatcttgtgcggatcagaccCGGTGACGAGTGGAAGAACgctttcaacacgcctactggtcactacgaatacttggtgatgcccttcggTCTGACCAACGCCCCGGCTGTGTTCCAAGCGTTCATAAACGATgtgcttagggatatgcttaacatattcgtgttcgtttacttggatgacatcctcatcttttcgagCTCCCTTCAAAAACACACaaagcatgtcagacaagtactcaaacgCCTCCTAGACAGCCATTTGTACGTTAAACtggaaaaatgtgaattccattcatcccgagtacaattcctgggatttgtagtggaacccggtcgagtccaaatggactccaggaaggtaggggcggtagtggattggcccacccccaagtccgttaaggaagttcagcgtttcctgggcttcacAAACTTTTACTgcaagttcatcaagaacttcagcttggtggctgcccctctctcagctttaaccaagggtggcaacgcaaggtttttgtggggaaaagaagctgagacggccttccaaggactcaagcagcgcATCCTCTCTGCTCCCGTCCTGACACTACCGACTGCGGATGAACCTTTTGTAGTGGAGGTAGACGCAtcagaggttggtgttggagctgtcctgtctcagaggggtgaagacaagaagctCCACCCTTGCGCTTTCTTCTCACATCGGCTTACCCCGGCCGAgaggaactatgatgtgggggatcgtgaactcctagcggttaaggtggcattgaaggaatggagacactggctcgaggTTTTCTAAGGCGGCCAGGTTCGTCCCCctgactaagttaccttctgccaaggaaacggctgagttggtaattaaccatgtgttccgagtcttcggcattcctcaagatatggtttccgacagaggtccccagttcgcctCAAGGCtttggaaggccttctgccaactcatAGGGGCCActgccagtctatcttcagggtaccacccagagtccaacggccaaacagagaggatgaatcaagagctggaaaccGCCCTCAGATGTATGGCCCTTAACAACccgtccacatggtcgtccttcattgttttggccgaatacgcgcacaacaccttgcgctcctcctccactggtatgtccccgcacgagagtcagtttggctatgcccctCCATTGTTTCCGGACCAGGGGGCAGAAGTCTTagtgccttcagccttgaagttcgTCAGACGCTGTTGGCTTACGTGGAGGAAGACCCATCTTAATCTTCTGCGTTCCTCACAGCggtaccaacaacaagccaacagacgtcgccaacccgggcctaccctgcgccccggccagagagtctggctctccacaaAAAACTTACCGCTATgggtggagtctcgcaagctGTCCCAGAAATACATTggtccctttaaggttgccaggagagtGAACCCTGTTTCATATCGCCtacacttacccagatcccttaagattaatcccacgtttcacatttccttattaaaacctgttgttttttctccccttgtaccggcagacagacctccccctccgccCCGTGTCATCGGAGGCCAGCCGGCTTATACCGTCCATCGGATACTGGATTCCCGCTGGGTGCAGCGGTCCTGGCAGTATCGGGTGGACTGGGAAGgggttcctgccaaagacatactggaccctgacctcattcgACAGTTCAGGGCCCTCCTCCCCGAGAAAGCTGGTAGGAATGTCAGGAGCCGACAGGGGATTATCACTTAATTATGGTCCATGATTTGATGAATTGGCTAAGGCTAAACTTTGGGTGGGAGTGAATAACCAACAACATAATAATTTATTAAACAACTACATAGAGAACGGGCATCTTAAAAGACCCTAACTTGTAATAAACCATTCACTCCTTTAAACAGGTACATTCTTAATGAACAGACACAGACTCTGATAACTTTGACAACCAATAATGAGAGGCGTGACttgtgactccaacctaagtgtatgtaaacgtccgacttcaactgtaggtgccATACCAGCGGtggtgagagagtagagagcagatTGACGATACCAAACCAATGAAATAGGCTACGAAAGGTAAACATAAAAAAGTAAATACCAGACTCCAGCGTTTGTTATAACGTGTTTTCCAAATGATTTTGTTATCTTGTGATA from Oncorhynchus keta strain PuntledgeMale-10-30-2019 chromosome 24, Oket_V2, whole genome shotgun sequence encodes the following:
- the LOC118375420 gene encoding charged multivesicular body protein 6-like; the encoded protein is MGNIFTRKRRTRITEQDRAVLQLKQQRDKLKQYQKRITLQLEKERNLAKQLLKDGKKEKALLLLKKKRYQDQLLDKTENQISNLERMCQDIEFAQIEMKVVEGLKVGNDCLKSLHEAMSIEDVERIMDETQEGIEYQREIDEMLAGSLTQEDEDAVLAELEAITQGELDLPEVPDESLPDVPEAADEEPEPGQERERPRKKQERGMLAV